One window from the genome of Glycine soja cultivar W05 chromosome 12, ASM419377v2, whole genome shotgun sequence encodes:
- the LOC114378168 gene encoding germin-like protein 9-3, giving the protein MSNSTTLKVVSVVISAFAIVQMALAGDPDILSDFIGPINGMIPDGNFFTYTGFRVLVGQNSPPSTFKVLKATMAEFPALNGQSVSYAVLQFPANTINPPHTHPRSAELLFVAQGSLQVGFVDTTNKLFTQSLQAGDMFVFPKGLVHFQHNADASKPALAISSFASANSGTVSLPNTLFNTSIDDTVLALSFKTNVATIQTLKKGFAP; this is encoded by the coding sequence ATGTCTAATTCCACCACCTTGAAAGTTGTCTCAGTTGTCATATCAGCTTTTGCCATCGTGCAAATGGCACTTGCGGGTGACCCAGACATTCTGAGTGACTTCATAGGCCCAATAAATGGCATGATACCAGATGGGAACTTTTTCACCTACACAGGCTTCCGTGTCCTGGTAGGTCAAAACTCACCACCCTCAACTTTCAAAGTATTGAAAGCAACCATGGCAGAGTTTCCAGCACTGAACGGACAAAGTGTGTCTTATGCTGTTCTTCAGTTCCCAGCAAATACCATCAACCCACCCCACACTCACCCTCGTTCTGCAGAGCTTCTTTTTGTTGCACAAGGTTCTCTTCAAGTAGGGTTTGTGGACACCACCAACAAGCTCTTCACGCAGAGCCTTCAAGCTGGGGACATGTTTGTCTTCCCAAAGGGTCTTGTTCACTTCCAACACAACGCCGATGCTAGTAAGCCTGCCCTTGCTATTTCGTCCTTTGCTAGTGCCAACTCCGGCACGGTTTCTCTTCCCAACACGCTCTTCAACACCTCCATTGATGACACTGTCTTAGCTTTGTCCTTCAAGACTAACGTTGCCACCATTCAGACTTTGAAGAAAGGCTTTGCTCCTTAA
- the LOC114380588 gene encoding bifunctional nitrilase/nitrile hydratase NIT4A-like — MALVTTNPTINEGPLFAEVDMGSDFNAPTVRATVVQASTIFYDTPATLDKAERLLAEATSYGSQLVVFPEAFVGGYPRGSAFGLSIGNRTAKGREEFRKYHSAAIDVPGPEVDRLAAMAGKYKVHLVMGVIERDGYTLYCTVLFFDSQGHYLGKHRKIMPTALERVIWGFGDGSTIPVFETPVGKIGAAICWENRMPLLRTAMYAKGVEIYCAPTADARDVWQASMTHIALEGGCFVLSANQFCRRRDYPPPPEYVFAGTEVDLTPDSVVCAGGSVIISPLGAVLAGPNYDGEALISADLDLGEIARAKFDFDVVGHYSRPEVLSLTVKDHQTNPVTFTSTSTKIEDKTK; from the exons ATGGCACTCGTAACAACAAACCCAACCATCAATGAGGGGCCTCTGTTCGCCGAAGTTGACATGGGTTCCGACTTCAACGCCCCAACGGTTCGAGCTACCGTTGTTCAAGCCTCCACCATCTTCTACGACACACCAGCCACCTTAG ATAAGGCTGAGAGGTTGTTGGCTGAAGCTACTAGCTATGGGTCCCAGCTTGTGGTGTTTCCAGAAGCCTTTGTGGGTGGCTACCCGCGTGGTTCAGCTTTTGGTCTTTCGATCGGAAATCGCactgctaagggtagagaggaGTTTCGCAAGTATCATTCTGCAGCCATTGATGTGCCTG GTCCTGAAGTTGATAGATTGGCAGCAATGGCAGGGAAGTATAAAGTACATTTAGTGATGGGTGTGATAGAGAGGGACGGCTACACACTTTATTGCACCGTTCTGTTCTTTGATTCTCAGGGTCATTACCTAGGAAAGCACAGGAAAATCATGCCAACTGCATTGGAGCGGGTTATCTGGGGATTTGGGGATGGATCAACCATTCCAGTGTTTGAAACTCCCGTTGGAAAAATAGGTGCTGCCATTTGTTGGGAGAACAGAATGCCACTATTAAGGACAGCAATGTATGCCAAAG GTGTGGAGATATATTGTGCTCCAACAGCTGATGCCAGGGATGTGTGGCAGGCATCAATGACCCATATTGCACTTGAAGGTGGATGTTTTGTTTTGTCAGCAAACCAGTTTTGTCGGAGAAGGGATTACCCACCCCCTCCAGAGTATGTTTTTGCTGGCACAGAAGTGGACCTGACACCGGATTCTGTTGTGTGCGCCGGAGGTAGTGTCATTATATCACCATTAGGGGCTGTTCTGGCTGGACCAAATTATGACGGGGAGGCGCTAATCTCAGCAGACCTTG ATCTTGGAGAAATTGCAAGAGctaagtttgattttgatgtggtTGGACACTATTCAAGGCCTGAAGTGCTTAGCTTAACTGTAAAGGACCATCAAACGAACCCCGTTACTTTTACATCAACATCGACAAAAATTGAAGACAAGACCAAGTAG
- the LOC114380231 gene encoding uncharacterized protein At5g41620-like, whose translation MPSSHYTTTNNNLNNKTRKRGCSSSSSSSLVRRYRFKRAILVGKKGGSSTPVPMWKTNTSSSPSVPTQRQQQQQQHHTKPLLHSSGSMLPSKDKELSVSARKLAATLWEINDLPPSRVKKEFEVDPMRGCKEKVRSREKKGVGLSRSGLLRPQMSDPSHSPASERMKGLEGGSCKRRVSRFSHQLLSGDYYLDALDAHSSANFIEEVENQLRSKKNRGKGTGDVRNRLKEARSGLSTSKKLLKVLSQMCLREQQASSMPLVLALGSELDRVCHQIDQLIHEQCSNQNDIEYVMKHFAEEKAAWKRKERERIHHAIKHVAEELAVEKKLRRQTERLNKKIAKEMASVKASHLKASKEIEREKRAKEILEQICDELAKGIGEDRAQVEELKRESAKVREEVEKEREMLQLADVLREERVQMKLSEAKYQFEEKNAFLEKLRTELEDFMRTKDGQNEDVSPECKKIKDLESYFKNVCWGFQNAEKEDDSDVENDVGHEGDDDSDDSDLHSIELNMDDDSKGYKWSFACENVGQDKRFSIDKESIGRKSFSEKILWGSICFNKGTSSGRKRDFSINIQEVSDHFDPDRSIEFLSQASLQDDKDETQSNRSNKGLQDTVSCANSDKRNNLLLALQCAGGEAGENALALEGDNLKQEVAGKKSGC comes from the exons ATGCCCTCGAGTCATTacaccaccaccaacaacaacCTCAACAACAAGACTAGGAAACGAGGTTGTTcctcatcttcctcttcctctttggTCAGAAGATACCGTTTCAAGAGAGCCATTTTGGTTGGGAAGAAAGGAGGGTCAAGTACCCCAGTTCCCATGTGGAAGACTAACACAAGTTCTTCTCCTTCTGTTCCTACTCAAcgacaacaacagcaacaacaacaccacACGAAGCCTTTGTTGCATTCTTCTGGCTCCATGTTACCCTCCAAGGACAAGGAGCTTTCTGTTTCTGCCAGAAAACTCGCTGCTACACTGTGGGAAATCAATGATTTGCCCCCTTCGAGGGTGAAGAAGGAGTTCGAGGTTGATCCAATGAGAGGCTGCAAGGAGAAGGTTAGAAGCAGAGAGAAGAAGGGTGTGGGTTTGTCCAGATCGGGCTTGTTAAGGCCACAGATGTCAGATCCATCTCATAGTCCTGCCTCAGAG AGGATGAAGGGGCTTGAAGGGGGTAGCTGCAAGAGAAGAGTATCGAGGTTTTCTCATCAGCTTCTGTCTGGTGATTACTATTTGGATGCTCTTGATGCTCATAGCAGTGCCAATTTTATTGAG GAGGTAGAAAATCAGCTCAGAAGCAAGAAGAATCGCGGCAAAGGCACAGGTGATGTTAGGAACCGTCTGAAGGAGGCTAGAAGTGGCCTATCTACATCAAAGAAGCTTCTAAAGGTGTTAAGTCAAATGTGCCTTAGAGAGCAGCAAGCATCAAGCATGCCCCTTGTCTTGGCTCTGGGGAGTGAGCTTGATCGAGTGTGCCACCAAATTGATCAACTGATCCACGAACAGTGCTCGAACCAGAACGATATTGAGTATGTGATGAAGCATTTTGCAGAAGAGAAGGCTGCTTGGAAAAGAAAAGAACGAGAAAGGATTCATCATGCCATAAAACATGTGGCGGAGGAGCTTGCAGTGGAGAAGAAGTTGAGGAGGCAAACTGAAAGGTTGAACAAGAAGATTGCCAAAGAAATGGCTAGTGTAAAAGCTTCCCATTTGAAAGCATCCAAAGAGATTGAAAGGGAGAAGCGTGCAAAGGAGATTCTTGAGCAAATTTGTGATGAACTTGCCAAAGGCATTGGGGAAGATAGAGCACAGGTGGAGGAACTGAAAAGGGAATCAGCTAAAGTTCGTGAGGAGGTGGAGAAGGAAAGGGAAATGCTTCAGTTAGCCGATGTTTTGCGCGAGGAGAGAGTCCAGATGAAGCTTTCAGAGGCTAAGTATCAGTTTGAGGAGAAAAATGCTTTCCTCGAAAAACTGAGAACTGAGCTTGAGGACTTTATGAGGACTAAAGATGGACAGAATGAGGATGTTTCTCCCGAATGTAAAAAGATCAAGGATCTTGAGTCTTATTTCAAAAATGTCTGTTGGGGATTCCAGAATGCAGAGAAGGAGGATGATTCGGATGTTGAAAATGATGTAGGGCATGAAGGAGATGATGATTCAGATGACAGTGATCTCCACTCCATTGAATTAAACATGGATGATGACAGCAAAGGCTACAAGTGGAGTTTTGCTTGTGAAAATGTTGGTCAAGATAAGagattttcaattgacaaaGAGAGTATTGGGAGGAAGTCTTTCTCTGAGAAAATTCTGTGGGGAAGTATTTGCTTCAACAAGGGAACATCAAGTGGTAGGAAGAgggatttttctataaatattcaGGAGGTTTCCGATCATTTTGATCCTGATAGGTCAATTGAATTTCTTTCACAAGCTAGTTTACAAGATGATAAAGATGAAACTCAGAGCAATAGGTCTAATAAGGGGCTCCAAGACACTGTGTCGTGTGCCAATTCTGACAAGAGAAATAATCTATTATTAGCTTTGCAGTGTGCTGGTGGAGAAGCTGGGGAAAATGCTCTTGCCCTGGAAGGTGACAATTTGAAACAAGAAGTTGCAGGAAAAAAATCTGGATGTTAA